A window of Bacillus toyonensis BCT-7112 genomic DNA:
GAATTTGAGATTGTAAAAACTAAAGATGTGAGCTTGAAAATCTTTATCTCTATTATTGGCACAACTAAAGTGTTTGATATAGGAACGAAACATTCTCTTACAATTAGTCAAAACAGTTTTGATGATATTTCTATTACTGGGGCAAATATAGATTTAATGCTATCTCGTGAAACGCTGTACGATTCTTTTAATGTGAACGTATATGACGGGGAAGTATTTCATAATTATACAAGGCTAAAAGATAGCACTATGTTAGAAGCAGGAGACCAATTATATTTTGATGGCGTTTTAGTGGAGATAGGCAGTGAAGATATTCAAGTATTGTCTTCAGAAGATAAAGTGAAATCTACGTTACCTATTTTAGTAGAATCAGAAACGAATTATCAAAGTGGTTATCCAGACTATCATCGTTCACCACGTATTATTTACCGTGAACCAGAAGAGAAAATGACAATTGCAAAACCTTCAAGTATGCCGTCAAAACCGACTGAGCATTTGGCGAGAATTATTGCACCTGCCCTTGTCATGATTGTCGTAACAGTATTACTTGCTATCTTTATGAAATATGGAATGTTTATTATAGCATCCATTGCAATGACATTAGTAACGATTATTGTTTCTGTCACATCTTATATAAAAAATTTAAAGCAATATAAAATCGACATCGTTGAACGTGATAAAAGCTATAGAGAGTATATAAAACAAAAAACGAAAGATTTACATGCAGAAAGTGAAAAACAGCGTCATGCATTACATTATCATAATCCAAATGTTGAGGTTATACGTAATATGGCTATTCAAGTAAATCCTCGTATTTATGAAAAAACAATGCAACATCATGATTTCTTAACATTTAGCGTTGGTACAGGGCAAGCTAATACGAGTTTTGAAATTCAATTTAATGAAGAAGAATTTAGTCAAACGAAAGATGAATTAATTGATATAGCACGTGAACTAAGACAGCGTTATCTATCATTGGAAGATGTACCCGTTGTAACAGATTTAATGAATGGACCAGTCGGTTATATTGGCCAACGCTTCTTAGTGTTAGAGCAATTACAATTATTAGTTGCACAAACGGCTTTATTCCATAGTTATTATGACTTGCAGTTTATTACTATTTTTCCTGAAGAAGAAAAAGAAAAATGGGATTGGATGCGCTGGTTACCTCATGGAAGTGTTCGCGATATAAATGTACGTGGATTTGTATACCATGATCGTAGCCGTGATCAAGTGTTAAATAGTTTGTATCAAATATTGAAAGAACGAAAATTAAAACTAGACGAAAAGAGTTCAACTAATGAAAAAATGTATTTTGCACCGCACTATGTCGTTCTCATTACAGATGAAAAACTAATACTAGACCATGTTGTTATGGAATTCTTTAATGATGATCCGAGTCAATTAGGTGTATCACTTGTATTTGTACAAGATGTTATGCAAAGTTTACCGGAGCATGTGAAAACGGTAATAGACATAAGAGATGCAAAACAAGGGAACATCATCTTAGAGCAAGGAGAACTTGTAAACCGTCAATTTAAACTAAATCACGTACCGAAAGGGTTCAATTTAGAAGATGTTTCACGAGCATTAGCACCGTTAAATCATTTGCAAAACTTAAAAAATAGTATTCCAGAAAGCGTAACATTTTTAGAAATGTACGGCGTTGAAAAAGTAAAAGAACTGAATATCACAAGTCGTTGGGAGAAAAATGCAGCGCATAAATCTTTAGCTGTACCACTTGGATTACGTGGTAAAGAAGATATCGTAAACTTAAACTTACACGAAAAAGCACACGGACCACACGGATTAATAGCAGGTACAACAGGTTCAGGTAAATCGGAAATTATACAATCGTATATTTTATCTCTAGCAGTCAATTTCCACCCGTACGAAGTAGCCTTTTTACTAATTGACTATAAAGGCGGCGGAATGGCGAATTTATTCAAAAACTTACCGCATTTATTAGGAACAATTACGAACTTAGATGGAGCACAAAGTATGAGAGCGCTCGCATCAATTAAAGCTGAATTGCAAAAAAGACAACGCTTATTTGGGGAAAATGATGTAAACCATATTAATCAGTATCAAAAACTGTATAAAGAAGGCTTAGTAAGTGAACCGATGCCGCATCTATTTTTAATTAGTGATGAATTCGCGGAACTGAAGTCAGAACAACCAGAATTTATGAAAGAGTTAGTTTCAACAGCGCGTATCGGTCGTTCACTCGGAATCCATTTAATATTAGCTACGCAAAAACCGAGTGGTGTTGTAGATGATCAAATTTGGAGTAACTCGAAATTCAAACTAGCACTAAAAGTTCAAAATACGTCAGATAGTAATGAAATTTTAAAAACGCCGGATGCTGCTGAAATTACATTACCAGGGCGTGCTTACTTACAAGTTGGGAATAATGAAATTTATGAACTATTCCAATCAGCTTGGAGCGGGGCAGACTATGTAGAAAATAAAGAGGATAAAGAGCATTTAGACGCAACAATATATGCAATAAATGATCTAGGACAATATGAAATATTAAGTGAAGACTTAAGTGGACTTGGTAGTAGTAAAGAAGTAATAAGCGTACCATCTGAACTTGATGCTGTTATTGGCTACATTCACGATTACGCAGAAATAAATGAAATTGAAGCGTTAGCTAGACCGTGGTTACCACCACTTCCAGAAAGCGTATATTTACAAGACTTACACGCTATTCAGTTCAAAGAAGCATGGACGAAAGAAAAGAAACCATTAAAAGCAACAGTTGGTTTATTAGACCAGCCTGAATTGCAATCACAAACACCATTAACATTAGATATTAGTAAAGACGGACACGTAGCAGTCTTCTCAAGTCCAGGTTACGGAAAATCAACATTCTTACAATCAGTCATTATGGATGTAACTCGTCAGCATAGTCCGGAGCATTTGCATGTGTATTTAGTGGACCTTGGAACAAATGGTCTTCTACCTTTAAAAGGATTACCTCATGTAGCGGATACGATTACAATTGACGAATCAGAAAAATGTTTAAAGTTTGTTGAAAGATTAACTCAAGAAATGAAAAATCGTAAACGATTATTAAGTGAATATGACGTTGCGAGTATTGAAATGTATGAAAAGGCAAGTGGGAAAGAAATACCACATATTATTATTGCAATCGATAATTATGATGCAGTAAAAGAAGCAAAATTCTATGAGAGCTTTGAAATGATAATTATGCAAATTGTCCGAGATGGTGCTAGTTTAGGAATTCATACTTTAATAAGTGCAGGACGACAAAACGCACTTAGAATTCAATTGTACAATAATATTAAAATCCAAACTTGTCTATATATGATTGATCAGAGTGAAGTAGCTAGTATTGTAGGGAGATCTGATATAAAAGTGGAAGAAACAGCAGGAAGAGCGTTAATAAAACTAGAATCTCCTACATTATTCCAGGCTGCATTACCTACGAAAGCAGAAGATGAACTACAACAAATTCAATTATTACAACAAGAAGCAAATGATATGGATCGAGAATGGGATGGAGAACGTCCGAAGGCAATTCCAATGATGCCAGAAGTGATTGATATTGCTACGTATCGTAAAAATAAAGACGTTACAAAAGCTCTACAAGCAGGAAGAATTCCAATGGGGCTTGATTTTGCAAATGTAGAAGTTGTAGCTCATGATATTGCGGTGAATGATCATTTAATGATTTATAGTGTAGATGATAGTATGGGAAAACAAATTGTATCTAGTATCCTATCTCAATTGAATAAAGATTATTTTGAAAGTGTGACATTAGTGGATACAGCAGAGTATAGTTTCGTTCAATATAAAGACAATGTGACGCACTACATTGTAGACGAAAATGAAATAAATATGCATGCGAAGTATTGGATGGAAGTAATTCGCGAACGAGCTTTTGAATTAGCACAAGCAAGACAAGAAGGTAGAGAAATTCCTGCATTCACAAAACAACTCATTATCATGACAAATGTTGAAGAGTTTAGTAAATTTGTTTATTTAGAAATGGAGGATGCAGCGACTTTAATTGATTTATCTCGTACAGTAGGTATTTACTTTGTATTAGCAGGTCACCACGACTACATGGACCGAAATCGTGAAGCTCTACCTATGAAAATGAGAAGTAAACTAACAGCAGCAATTATCGCAATGCCATTAAATGATCAAAGTATCTTCAATATAAAATATATAAGCAACGAAGCGCCATTAGGTAAAGATGAAGTGTATTACTATCAAAAAGGGAACATAATGAAACTAAAAATGCCTAGAGTAACTAACGAGGTGACAGTATGAAATTAAAGAAGAAAGCTAAGGTGATGATAGTCGTGTCAATAGTGGCAAGTTTATTAAGTGGGTGTGGTTTTGGAGAGACAAAGATAGAGTATGAGAGATT
This region includes:
- the essC gene encoding type VII secretion protein EssC; the encoded protein is MEQLLVLTYGDKVYKCTLHPNEQSIVSIGKEWTNDITNPCLEQEVELKWNNEVNAWMIQNQLIEFNKEFEIVKTKDVSLKIFISIIGTTKVFDIGTKHSLTISQNSFDDISITGANIDLMLSRETLYDSFNVNVYDGEVFHNYTRLKDSTMLEAGDQLYFDGVLVEIGSEDIQVLSSEDKVKSTLPILVESETNYQSGYPDYHRSPRIIYREPEEKMTIAKPSSMPSKPTEHLARIIAPALVMIVVTVLLAIFMKYGMFIIASIAMTLVTIIVSVTSYIKNLKQYKIDIVERDKSYREYIKQKTKDLHAESEKQRHALHYHNPNVEVIRNMAIQVNPRIYEKTMQHHDFLTFSVGTGQANTSFEIQFNEEEFSQTKDELIDIARELRQRYLSLEDVPVVTDLMNGPVGYIGQRFLVLEQLQLLVAQTALFHSYYDLQFITIFPEEEKEKWDWMRWLPHGSVRDINVRGFVYHDRSRDQVLNSLYQILKERKLKLDEKSSTNEKMYFAPHYVVLITDEKLILDHVVMEFFNDDPSQLGVSLVFVQDVMQSLPEHVKTVIDIRDAKQGNIILEQGELVNRQFKLNHVPKGFNLEDVSRALAPLNHLQNLKNSIPESVTFLEMYGVEKVKELNITSRWEKNAAHKSLAVPLGLRGKEDIVNLNLHEKAHGPHGLIAGTTGSGKSEIIQSYILSLAVNFHPYEVAFLLIDYKGGGMANLFKNLPHLLGTITNLDGAQSMRALASIKAELQKRQRLFGENDVNHINQYQKLYKEGLVSEPMPHLFLISDEFAELKSEQPEFMKELVSTARIGRSLGIHLILATQKPSGVVDDQIWSNSKFKLALKVQNTSDSNEILKTPDAAEITLPGRAYLQVGNNEIYELFQSAWSGADYVENKEDKEHLDATIYAINDLGQYEILSEDLSGLGSSKEVISVPSELDAVIGYIHDYAEINEIEALARPWLPPLPESVYLQDLHAIQFKEAWTKEKKPLKATVGLLDQPELQSQTPLTLDISKDGHVAVFSSPGYGKSTFLQSVIMDVTRQHSPEHLHVYLVDLGTNGLLPLKGLPHVADTITIDESEKCLKFVERLTQEMKNRKRLLSEYDVASIEMYEKASGKEIPHIIIAIDNYDAVKEAKFYESFEMIIMQIVRDGASLGIHTLISAGRQNALRIQLYNNIKIQTCLYMIDQSEVASIVGRSDIKVEETAGRALIKLESPTLFQAALPTKAEDELQQIQLLQQEANDMDREWDGERPKAIPMMPEVIDIATYRKNKDVTKALQAGRIPMGLDFANVEVVAHDIAVNDHLMIYSVDDSMGKQIVSSILSQLNKDYFESVTLVDTAEYSFVQYKDNVTHYIVDENEINMHAKYWMEVIRERAFELAQARQEGREIPAFTKQLIIMTNVEEFSKFVYLEMEDAATLIDLSRTVGIYFVLAGHHDYMDRNREALPMKMRSKLTAAIIAMPLNDQSIFNIKYISNEAPLGKDEVYYYQKGNIMKLKMPRVTNEVTV